The following are from one region of the Stigmatella ashevillena genome:
- a CDS encoding type I polyketide synthase encodes MTSPVAGELSGWIAEDLGAQLKIDPRMIDVHERFSRYGLDSLGAIALVRKLAQRLDRPISPVAVWRFPTPHALAEHLCGNTSADTANEAVEAPQGPTGSPDEPIAIVGMACRFPGAPSLAAFWQLLRNGVDAIAEVPRERWDATAWAAAEPGAPGATGARRGGFLDQIDRFDPLFFGISPREAITMDPQQRLMLELTWEALEDAGIVAETLKGSLTGVYFGAAWVDYARLLYQQGAQSLTQHTVTGHHRSILANRVSYAFGLQGPSLSLDSACSSSLAAVHLACEALQRGDATMALAGGVNLNLLPESTHAMVKFGALSPDGRCATFDAGANGYVRGEGGAVVVLKRLSRALADGDPISCVIRGSAVNNDGASNGLTAPNPVAQESLLRTAYRRARVAPGDVQYVELHGTGTQLGDPIEASALGAVLGKARSAEAPLLVGSGKTNVGHLEGAAGMVGLLKAALCISHRRLVPSLHFTAPNPHIPFAELNLQMQTREGPWPAMDRPLVAGISSFGMGGTNAHVIVAEWPSPPVTIFPLAASSAETLRDEARGWLEALKAPGREPPVTPALPPSSSEHRLTLTAHSASELTQGLQDFLEGKASPRLATGQAASSSGPKVVFVFAGQGAQWLGMGRSLLHREPVFRATLEQCGRLIQQHLGWSLLDELTAGPESSRLNHVEVGWPVSIAVQIGLTALWRTWGVEPAAVIGHSGGEIAAAHVGGALSLTDAMETICAYARMLARVRGQGAMGLVGLSWEDAAKELAGYEGHLFRAIHHGVDATVLAGEPDALDALFRALELREIFCRRLPVDVAPHSPLVEHLRAELLEALRKVRPCPAPIPISSAALGSILPGERFNAEHWVRNFCEPLSFSTAIDGLLHDGYEVFLEVSPHPSTLYAIQANLRHHRRHGVTLPSLRRDEDEQAVMLDTLGALYALGVPVRWQEVGPAGVPSSPVPQKAALPIPLSARSEAALRAQAEALAAHLKLHPELRLSEVARSLSTLRTHFEHRAVVVTSERAELLSGLEAVVQGSSVPHLVRGTAKPSGRPVFVFPGQGSQWLEMARPLLDTSGIFRAHIEACAEALAPHVSWSLLAVLRGEAGAPSLDRVDVVQPVLFAVMVSLAELWRHLGVQPAAVIGHSQGEIAAACVAGALSLSDAAKIVARRSQALAKLAGRGTMALVELPAAEVALRLEPFGGRLAIAAVNGPRSTVVSGEVAAAETLLGELETDAVFARRIRVDYASHSPQVEAIRDELLDVLAGIQPAASSVPFVSTVNGQVLDGTQLDTDYWYRNLRQTVHFADAVTLLVAEGHHFFIEVSPHPVLTMAVKDTLEAAERPGAIVGSLRRDSGDLRQFLLSLSELFAHGLPIEWSRLHPAGRRVPLPTYAFQRERYWIEAAPAQRRGRDGAVHGLFGAPVSSSLNDGIWLWEGAISNELVPYLGEHVVDGRVIVPGAAYPAMVLDAIEGTPWADSSVVGELELHAALDVSPPLERIVQLALIKNGNGATSFRISSRDSAGDGAARNWVLHASGALHQPTGERTAAPHDVQATQARCPQRITAEEHYATLRAWKLGYGRGFAGVTSVWRGTNEALAAVSVLPAGAGEVVHKLDPRWLDAALQVALALDSRYPGRTAAAAVMPVGWRSLHIHALPRVGDEVWSHARLREAPTHRPLLIVDVAVVDASGRPLLEVEGLRLRRLESASEREQVLRLEWREAQRVPTTEAPATGHWILVGQGRVADGVRERLEARGHTVAMIETHELASDGARAHARIRESLSRQGSCTAVVHLASLSTAVSTGEASMVAASEPVWASALHLTQALTRQGWRDAPRLWFVTQGVQSAGGSSNADASALASAPLLGLSRTLAYEQPELRCTRLDLPAGPSASDGGGLADELVAELLANGADDEITLRGDRRFVARLAFGPLGPLATHRARAGGRPFRLAMAEPGSLGVTTFRELERRAPKEGEVELELHLAALDLAELETALAPASGEPEGPSAASSERVRQPARRSVTFACTGQITAVGMGVSEGLIGQTVVAVGPASETVGTHAVLPAALVAPLPSHGASEDAAWQVRSLMMARHAIENVARAEQGERLLIRSSTGSIGMAAIHVAKQLGLEVLATATTEQERATWSQLGVAHVLEGHPQAFADRILELTEGRGVDIVLDSAAESRHGEAMAENLRVLAPCGRLLELGAPGSASVTQIPPSLFAKGLSYAAVDLSAVAQARPRQFASLFHQAVKQLAAGTLPRKTLQVVPISRAGEAEHGKAEGEHTGERVFNLRDPEVTLEGSAPRLRSDASYVITGGLGGLGLSLARWMFEQGARRLVLAGRSAPTEAARKLARELEQGGATVVLATADVAQPADVDRLLREAETQGAPLRGVFHLAGILDDGLVTQQDTGRFRRVMAPKIDGAWHLHQLTRERPLDFFVLYSSIASLLGSPGQTSYAAANSFLDALAEHRRATGLPGLSLSWGPFSEVGLAAAREVRGERLQDRGMASMSTQEGEKSLAAILVRDEPWVGIVSLDVGRWLDFYPTLSTSTFFSSLIGAAAATPAASAGHAHQALVSKLRATPAQLRMGQLESVVRHQLAKVLQCRPEAIAPQIAFTSLGLESLTGLELRNRLEAETGLRLPATIIWTRGNLSSLTRELLDRLLPDGSEPPASQPTGETKPKAKPEARVETKTGAQLEAELRDRASAMSEEALLAELAQELDEVEGL; translated from the coding sequence ATGACCTCGCCGGTGGCTGGAGAGCTGAGCGGGTGGATCGCCGAGGACCTCGGCGCACAGTTGAAGATCGACCCGCGGATGATCGACGTCCATGAGCGGTTCAGCCGCTACGGGCTCGATTCACTCGGAGCGATCGCGCTGGTGCGCAAGCTGGCACAACGGCTCGATCGCCCCATCTCTCCGGTCGCCGTTTGGCGATTCCCTACCCCGCACGCGCTGGCAGAGCACCTCTGCGGCAACACCAGCGCCGACACGGCCAACGAGGCGGTGGAGGCGCCGCAGGGGCCAACTGGCTCGCCGGATGAGCCCATTGCCATCGTCGGGATGGCTTGCCGCTTTCCCGGCGCGCCAAGCCTCGCGGCGTTCTGGCAATTGCTCCGTAACGGCGTGGACGCCATCGCCGAAGTACCGCGCGAGCGGTGGGACGCCACTGCCTGGGCCGCCGCCGAGCCTGGGGCCCCCGGTGCAACCGGAGCACGCCGGGGGGGTTTCCTCGATCAGATCGACCGCTTCGACCCGCTGTTCTTCGGGATCTCGCCGCGCGAGGCGATCACGATGGACCCTCAGCAGCGGCTCATGCTGGAGCTCACCTGGGAGGCGCTGGAGGACGCCGGCATCGTCGCCGAGACCTTGAAGGGAAGCCTGACCGGAGTCTACTTCGGCGCCGCCTGGGTCGACTATGCCCGGCTGCTCTACCAGCAGGGGGCTCAGTCCCTTACCCAGCACACGGTGACCGGACACCACCGCAGCATCCTGGCCAACCGGGTGTCGTACGCGTTTGGCCTGCAAGGCCCCAGTCTGTCACTCGACTCCGCTTGCTCGTCGTCGCTGGCCGCCGTCCATCTCGCCTGCGAGGCACTACAGCGCGGTGACGCGACGATGGCACTGGCCGGAGGCGTGAACCTGAACCTCCTGCCCGAGAGCACCCACGCGATGGTCAAGTTCGGCGCACTGTCGCCGGACGGGCGGTGCGCCACCTTCGATGCCGGAGCCAATGGCTACGTGCGAGGCGAAGGCGGGGCCGTGGTGGTGCTCAAGCGGCTGTCGCGCGCCCTCGCCGACGGCGATCCGATCTCCTGCGTGATCCGCGGCTCCGCAGTGAACAACGATGGCGCCAGCAATGGTCTAACCGCCCCCAACCCGGTGGCACAGGAGTCGCTGCTGCGCACGGCATACCGTCGGGCGCGTGTCGCGCCGGGCGATGTCCAGTACGTCGAGCTGCACGGCACAGGCACCCAGCTCGGCGATCCGATCGAAGCCAGCGCGCTCGGCGCGGTCCTGGGCAAGGCCCGGTCGGCCGAAGCCCCGTTGCTTGTCGGCTCGGGCAAGACCAACGTGGGACACCTGGAGGGCGCCGCCGGCATGGTGGGGCTGCTCAAGGCGGCGCTCTGCATCTCGCACCGGCGGCTCGTCCCCAGCCTCCACTTCACGGCGCCCAATCCCCACATCCCCTTCGCGGAACTGAACCTGCAAATGCAGACCCGCGAGGGGCCATGGCCAGCGATGGACCGGCCGCTGGTGGCCGGCATCAGCTCCTTCGGCATGGGCGGGACGAACGCGCATGTGATCGTCGCCGAGTGGCCATCTCCTCCGGTTACGATCTTCCCACTTGCCGCCAGCAGCGCAGAGACGCTGCGCGATGAGGCACGCGGGTGGTTGGAGGCGCTGAAGGCCCCGGGCCGCGAACCGCCTGTCACCCCGGCGTTGCCGCCGTCATCGTCTGAGCATCGCCTGACGCTGACTGCGCACTCGGCCAGCGAACTGACCCAGGGCCTGCAAGACTTCCTCGAGGGCAAGGCGAGCCCGCGCCTTGCCACCGGACAGGCTGCATCCAGCAGTGGACCGAAGGTGGTGTTCGTCTTCGCCGGTCAAGGCGCGCAGTGGCTCGGAATGGGGCGCTCGCTGCTGCATCGCGAGCCGGTGTTCCGCGCCACGCTCGAGCAATGCGGCCGGTTGATCCAGCAGCACCTCGGCTGGTCCTTGCTGGACGAGCTGACCGCCGGTCCTGAGAGTTCCCGGCTCAATCACGTCGAAGTCGGCTGGCCCGTGAGCATCGCCGTGCAGATCGGCTTGACCGCGCTGTGGCGCACCTGGGGAGTGGAGCCAGCGGCCGTCATTGGCCACAGTGGTGGAGAGATCGCGGCGGCGCACGTCGGCGGTGCGCTGAGCCTCACCGACGCCATGGAGACGATCTGCGCCTACGCGCGCATGCTCGCCCGGGTCCGCGGCCAGGGAGCAATGGGCCTGGTTGGCCTGTCGTGGGAGGACGCCGCCAAGGAGCTGGCTGGCTACGAAGGCCATCTGTTTCGCGCGATCCACCATGGCGTGGACGCCACCGTCTTGGCGGGAGAGCCGGACGCGCTCGATGCGCTGTTCCGCGCGCTCGAACTGCGCGAAATCTTCTGCCGCCGACTGCCGGTGGACGTGGCTCCCCACAGCCCGCTGGTAGAGCATCTGCGCGCCGAACTCCTTGAGGCGCTCCGGAAGGTCCGGCCCTGCCCTGCCCCTATTCCGATTTCTTCGGCGGCGCTGGGCTCCATCCTCCCCGGCGAGCGATTCAACGCCGAACACTGGGTCCGCAACTTCTGCGAGCCACTGTCGTTCTCGACCGCCATCGACGGCCTCTTGCACGATGGATATGAGGTTTTCCTCGAGGTCAGCCCGCACCCCAGTACCCTGTATGCCATCCAGGCGAACCTGCGGCACCACCGTCGCCATGGCGTCACGCTGCCTTCCCTGCGGCGCGACGAGGACGAGCAGGCGGTCATGCTGGACACCTTGGGCGCGCTCTACGCGCTTGGCGTGCCAGTGCGCTGGCAAGAGGTCGGCCCCGCTGGGGTACCGTCCAGCCCCGTTCCGCAGAAGGCTGCTCTGCCGATCCCTCTCTCGGCCCGGAGCGAGGCGGCACTGCGCGCACAGGCCGAGGCGCTGGCTGCCCACCTCAAGCTCCATCCTGAACTCCGGCTGAGCGAAGTCGCGCGGTCCCTCTCCACCCTTCGGACTCACTTCGAGCATCGTGCCGTGGTGGTGACGAGCGAGCGTGCAGAGCTGCTCTCAGGCCTGGAGGCAGTCGTCCAGGGCTCCTCCGTCCCTCATCTGGTGAGAGGCACCGCCAAGCCCTCAGGCAGGCCTGTCTTCGTCTTCCCGGGACAAGGCTCGCAGTGGCTTGAGATGGCGCGGCCACTGCTCGATACCAGCGGCATCTTCCGTGCCCACATCGAGGCGTGCGCCGAAGCGCTGGCGCCCCACGTCTCCTGGTCACTGCTCGCCGTGCTGCGCGGCGAGGCAGGCGCTCCGTCATTGGATCGCGTGGACGTGGTGCAGCCCGTGCTGTTCGCAGTCATGGTCTCCCTGGCCGAGTTGTGGCGCCATCTGGGGGTTCAGCCCGCTGCGGTGATTGGACACAGCCAGGGCGAGATCGCTGCTGCCTGCGTCGCCGGTGCGCTGTCGCTGAGCGACGCTGCCAAGATCGTGGCGCGGCGCAGCCAGGCACTCGCCAAGCTGGCGGGTCGAGGCACCATGGCCCTCGTCGAGCTACCCGCCGCCGAGGTAGCGCTACGTCTTGAGCCATTCGGTGGACGGCTTGCTATCGCCGCCGTCAACGGCCCTCGCTCCACCGTCGTGTCCGGAGAGGTGGCTGCCGCCGAGACACTTCTCGGCGAGCTCGAAACGGATGCGGTATTTGCTCGCAGAATCCGGGTCGACTACGCCTCACACAGTCCCCAGGTTGAGGCAATCCGCGATGAACTCCTGGACGTGCTCGCCGGAATCCAACCGGCCGCGTCTTCCGTGCCCTTTGTTTCGACGGTGAACGGCCAAGTTCTCGACGGCACCCAGCTTGACACCGATTACTGGTATCGGAACCTCCGGCAAACCGTGCACTTCGCGGACGCCGTCACGCTGCTGGTGGCTGAAGGGCATCACTTCTTCATCGAGGTGAGCCCGCACCCGGTGCTGACGATGGCGGTGAAGGACACCTTGGAGGCCGCCGAGCGCCCGGGGGCCATTGTTGGCTCTCTGCGGCGTGACTCGGGTGACCTGCGCCAGTTCCTACTCTCGCTGTCCGAACTCTTCGCGCACGGCTTGCCCATCGAGTGGAGCCGCTTGCACCCGGCAGGGCGGCGGGTGCCTCTGCCAACGTATGCCTTCCAACGGGAGCGCTACTGGATCGAAGCAGCCCCAGCCCAGCGGCGGGGCCGAGACGGCGCGGTGCACGGCCTGTTCGGCGCACCGGTTTCGTCCTCGCTCAATGATGGGATCTGGCTCTGGGAGGGCGCCATCAGCAATGAACTCGTGCCCTACCTCGGAGAGCACGTGGTCGACGGCCGCGTGATTGTCCCTGGAGCTGCCTATCCAGCGATGGTCCTCGACGCCATCGAGGGTACCCCGTGGGCCGACAGCTCGGTGGTTGGGGAACTGGAACTCCACGCCGCATTGGATGTCTCGCCCCCTCTTGAACGCATCGTGCAGTTGGCGCTGATCAAGAACGGGAATGGCGCGACCTCTTTCCGAATCTCAAGCCGGGACAGCGCTGGCGACGGCGCAGCGCGAAACTGGGTGCTCCACGCCAGCGGAGCGCTGCACCAGCCCACCGGTGAGCGCACCGCCGCGCCGCACGACGTGCAGGCGACCCAGGCACGGTGTCCGCAGCGCATCACGGCGGAGGAGCATTACGCGACGCTCCGCGCATGGAAGCTTGGCTACGGCCGCGGCTTCGCGGGTGTCACCTCGGTGTGGCGAGGCACGAACGAGGCGCTCGCCGCCGTCTCCGTCCTTCCGGCCGGTGCTGGTGAGGTTGTCCACAAGCTCGATCCCCGGTGGCTCGATGCGGCACTCCAGGTGGCGCTGGCACTCGACTCGCGGTACCCGGGGCGAACTGCTGCCGCAGCGGTGATGCCGGTAGGATGGCGCTCGCTGCACATTCATGCCTTGCCGCGTGTCGGCGACGAAGTATGGAGCCACGCACGGCTTCGCGAGGCCCCCACCCATCGGCCGTTGCTGATCGTCGACGTCGCGGTCGTGGATGCATCCGGCCGTCCCTTGCTCGAGGTGGAAGGATTGCGCCTCCGGCGCCTCGAGTCTGCCAGTGAGCGCGAGCAGGTGCTGCGCCTCGAGTGGCGTGAGGCCCAGCGTGTACCTACCACCGAGGCTCCGGCCACTGGCCACTGGATCCTGGTAGGCCAGGGACGCGTGGCGGACGGTGTGCGCGAACGCCTGGAAGCCCGGGGCCACACCGTCGCGATGATTGAAACACACGAACTCGCCAGCGACGGCGCTCGGGCCCATGCCCGGATCCGGGAGAGCTTGAGTCGGCAGGGCTCGTGCACGGCCGTCGTGCATCTCGCCAGCCTGTCGACGGCCGTTTCAACCGGCGAGGCTTCGATGGTGGCGGCCAGCGAGCCCGTGTGGGCCAGCGCGCTGCACCTGACGCAGGCGCTCACCCGTCAGGGATGGCGCGATGCGCCTCGGTTGTGGTTTGTGACCCAGGGTGTCCAGTCTGCCGGTGGATCCTCGAATGCGGACGCCTCGGCGCTCGCCAGCGCTCCCCTGCTCGGCTTGTCCCGGACACTGGCGTACGAACAACCTGAGCTGCGCTGCACGCGCCTGGATTTGCCAGCGGGGCCCTCGGCATCGGACGGCGGCGGCCTAGCGGACGAGCTGGTCGCAGAGCTGCTCGCCAATGGCGCCGATGATGAGATCACGCTGCGCGGCGACAGGCGATTCGTCGCTCGCCTTGCCTTTGGCCCCCTGGGCCCTCTCGCCACGCACCGCGCGCGGGCTGGAGGACGGCCATTCCGCTTGGCCATGGCGGAGCCAGGCTCCCTGGGTGTCACGACGTTCCGCGAACTCGAGCGGCGAGCCCCCAAGGAGGGCGAGGTCGAACTTGAACTGCACCTCGCCGCGCTCGATCTCGCCGAACTCGAGACGGCGCTGGCCCCAGCTTCAGGCGAGCCAGAAGGGCCCAGCGCGGCATCATCGGAGCGCGTGCGCCAGCCTGCTCGCCGCTCCGTGACCTTCGCTTGCACTGGGCAGATCACAGCCGTCGGGATGGGCGTCAGCGAGGGACTCATCGGGCAGACCGTGGTGGCAGTCGGCCCGGCTAGCGAGACTGTCGGTACCCATGCCGTTCTACCGGCGGCACTGGTGGCTCCGCTGCCGAGCCATGGCGCCTCCGAAGACGCAGCCTGGCAGGTACGCAGCCTGATGATGGCCCGCCATGCGATTGAGAACGTCGCACGGGCCGAGCAGGGCGAGCGTCTCCTCATTCGCTCCTCTACCGGCTCCATCGGGATGGCGGCCATCCACGTGGCGAAACAACTCGGTCTTGAGGTTCTTGCCACCGCCACCACTGAGCAGGAGCGCGCCACTTGGAGTCAGCTGGGCGTCGCTCACGTCTTGGAGGGACATCCTCAGGCATTCGCTGACCGGATCCTCGAACTCACGGAAGGGCGCGGGGTCGACATCGTGCTCGACTCCGCCGCCGAGTCACGCCACGGCGAAGCAATGGCTGAGAACCTGCGGGTGCTCGCACCGTGCGGCCGGTTGCTGGAACTCGGCGCGCCTGGCTCAGCCAGCGTCACGCAAATCCCGCCATCGCTCTTCGCCAAGGGCCTGTCCTATGCCGCAGTGGACCTGAGCGCCGTCGCGCAGGCACGCCCGCGGCAATTTGCCTCGCTGTTTCACCAAGCCGTGAAACAGCTGGCGGCCGGGACACTCCCTCGAAAGACCCTACAGGTGGTCCCGATCTCGCGGGCTGGCGAAGCGGAGCACGGAAAGGCCGAGGGAGAACACACTGGCGAACGGGTCTTCAACCTGCGCGACCCCGAGGTGACACTTGAGGGGAGCGCGCCCCGGCTCCGATCCGACGCCAGCTACGTCATCACGGGTGGCCTGGGAGGCCTCGGCCTGTCCCTGGCGCGATGGATGTTCGAGCAAGGGGCACGGCGTCTCGTGCTGGCTGGGCGTAGCGCGCCGACAGAAGCGGCGAGGAAGCTTGCTCGCGAACTTGAGCAAGGCGGCGCGACCGTCGTGCTGGCGACCGCCGACGTGGCGCAGCCGGCCGATGTAGACAGGCTGCTGCGCGAGGCCGAGACCCAGGGTGCGCCACTGCGTGGGGTGTTCCACCTGGCCGGCATCCTCGACGATGGGTTGGTCACGCAACAGGACACCGGTCGCTTTCGCCGTGTCATGGCGCCCAAGATCGACGGCGCCTGGCACCTGCACCAGCTCACCCGAGAGCGGCCACTCGACTTCTTTGTCCTTTACTCCTCTATCGCTTCGCTCCTCGGCTCACCGGGACAGACCAGCTATGCGGCGGCCAACAGCTTCCTCGATGCATTGGCCGAGCACCGGCGTGCCACGGGGCTTCCAGGGCTGAGCCTCTCGTGGGGACCGTTTTCCGAAGTCGGTCTGGCCGCCGCCCGCGAGGTGCGCGGCGAGCGGCTGCAGGATCGCGGGATGGCAAGCATGTCGACCCAGGAGGGCGAAAAGAGCCTTGCCGCGATCCTGGTCCGTGATGAACCGTGGGTGGGCATCGTTTCGCTGGACGTGGGCCGGTGGCTCGACTTCTATCCGACCCTCAGCACCAGCACGTTCTTCAGCAGCCTGATCGGGGCGGCGGCGGCAACACCAGCGGCGTCCGCTGGCCATGCGCATCAGGCCCTGGTCTCCAAGCTACGCGCCACGCCTGCTCAGCTCCGAATGGGACAGCTGGAGAGCGTGGTTCGCCACCAGCTTGCCAAGGTGCTGCAGTGTCGGCCCGAGGCGATTGCTCCACAGATCGCCTTCACCTCGTTGGGGCTGGAATCGCTCACCGGGCTCGAGTTGCGAAACCGGCTCGAGGCGGAGACCGGCCTCCGGCTACCCGCCACGATCATCTGGACTCGCGGAAACCTCTCAAGCTTGACGCGGGAGCTGCTCGATCGGCTTCTCCCCGATGGCAGCGAGCCCCCTGCATCCCAGCCCACGGGCGAGACGAAGCCCAAAGCGAAGCCCGAAGCACGGGTCGAAACGAAGACCGGGGCGCAGCTCGAGGCGGAACTGCGTGACCGTGCGAGCGCAATGAGCGAAGAGGCACTCCTGGCCGAGCTTGCCCAGGAGCTCGACGAGGTAGAAGGCCTGTAG
- a CDS encoding FAD-dependent oxidoreductase, translating to MIEGNPMEKKTPIVIVGAGPCGLAAACGLRRRGIEATVLDSSAEPGSGSRAILLWPPVLDVLDELGLLPEAEKHGYRPRALCYHTSRKRTIRLPLDKVDGPLVLRQDRTSRLLEAALEKLGGRVERPVRVTEVVAGDDAVRVKAEGPGGASLSYAADWLIGADGAHSTVRKLLGIEFVGTEFSRSFALAEGQVEGEFDREDAHYYVTPAGVLVVIALPGGEVRLSGALDEGEQLSLEAVQRLLDRRGPGHLRVSNPSVLTTFSAPHRVASTMRIGRCFLAGDAAHVHSPAGGQGLSLGMQDVRNLVWKLAGVIDGRLAPAILDSYDLERRAAAQQVVKSIHQLTRQTLFPPMALRVRNAVLNLLHRAGRLQNILVPSLAGRQIHYPDVLFGEPLSPGPSKQRRRADALPTAGMQAPAWAPKDAGKNLDGFRLITAGPRDSALAQRAGQLAEGRPSIAEYHHLAEAKEGFLLLRPDGYVAASGQAAPQLDQAWQRLERIVQQPKAVG from the coding sequence ATGATCGAGGGCAATCCCATGGAAAAGAAGACTCCCATCGTGATCGTGGGCGCTGGACCTTGCGGCCTCGCGGCGGCCTGCGGACTCCGGCGCCGTGGCATCGAGGCGACCGTATTGGACTCCTCGGCTGAGCCGGGCAGCGGCTCGCGGGCCATCCTCTTGTGGCCGCCGGTGCTCGATGTGCTCGACGAGCTGGGCCTGCTGCCCGAGGCCGAGAAGCACGGCTATCGTCCTCGCGCGCTGTGCTACCACACCAGCCGCAAGCGGACGATCCGCTTGCCGCTCGACAAGGTGGACGGCCCGCTGGTGCTCCGCCAAGACCGCACCAGCCGGCTGCTCGAGGCGGCGTTGGAGAAGCTGGGTGGCCGCGTCGAGCGGCCGGTTCGCGTCACCGAGGTTGTCGCCGGAGACGATGCGGTACGGGTCAAGGCCGAAGGCCCTGGCGGGGCCTCGCTGTCCTACGCGGCTGACTGGCTGATCGGCGCCGATGGGGCGCACAGCACCGTCCGCAAGCTGCTGGGGATCGAGTTTGTTGGCACGGAGTTCTCGCGCTCGTTCGCGCTCGCCGAGGGACAGGTTGAGGGCGAGTTCGATCGCGAGGATGCCCACTATTACGTTACGCCCGCTGGCGTGCTCGTGGTGATCGCCCTGCCCGGCGGAGAGGTCCGGCTCAGCGGAGCCCTCGACGAGGGCGAGCAACTCAGCCTCGAAGCGGTGCAGCGCCTGCTCGACCGGCGCGGCCCAGGGCATCTGCGCGTCTCAAACCCGAGCGTGCTCACCACCTTCAGCGCCCCGCATCGAGTCGCCTCGACGATGCGCATTGGCCGTTGTTTCCTGGCTGGCGACGCCGCCCATGTGCATTCCCCGGCCGGAGGCCAGGGTCTCTCCCTCGGAATGCAGGACGTTCGCAATCTGGTGTGGAAGCTTGCTGGCGTGATCGACGGCCGGTTGGCTCCAGCGATCCTCGACAGCTACGATCTCGAGCGAAGGGCAGCGGCACAGCAAGTGGTGAAGTCCATCCACCAGCTGACCCGCCAGACCTTGTTCCCGCCAATGGCACTGCGCGTCCGCAACGCCGTGCTGAACCTCCTCCATCGCGCAGGGCGCTTGCAGAACATCTTGGTGCCGTCCCTGGCCGGACGGCAGATTCACTATCCGGATGTGCTCTTCGGGGAGCCGCTATCACCCGGGCCCAGCAAGCAGAGGCGGCGCGCCGACGCCCTGCCGACCGCGGGAATGCAGGCCCCGGCTTGGGCTCCGAAAGATGCTGGCAAGAACCTGGACGGCTTCCGCTTGATCACCGCAGGACCCAGAGACAGCGCGCTGGCGCAACGCGCCGGTCAACTTGCCGAGGGTCGGCCCTCGATCGCCGAATACCACCACCTTGCCGAGGCCAAAGAGGGCTTTTTGCTGCTCCGCCCGGACGGCTACGTGGCCGCCAGTGGGCAGGCCGCTCCGCAGCTCGATCAAGCATGGCAGCGGTTGGAGCGCATCGTGCAGCAGCCCAAGGCGGTGGGCTGA
- a CDS encoding type VI immunity family protein, translated as MNEHYPRVRIFASHGAPILREGITICFYMRRSHHEVARAVQQSMDAYLRTVGPHTLAWYTGQDDWQMLDAHSWDSLRHKFLEKPWPCLELKDDPAGVHGFGMEYYGKWFEDPRGLQEPDMVSALGFWLPTEFLEAQGPVAVRNLALELADPLPFCSGHAGLSFHAVHGYRETEEKLSQLCLRYPGMDVTLLRTLSWKLGARVKGPAWLTFLGQPALGEVRGIDGLRARLFSPSTTVQQLQEERAIVTLGPWPKAGDTEAGDHLPAYRELASVLEPALYRSSEPWSPYFPKDTWQRWERRFVD; from the coding sequence ATGAACGAGCACTACCCCAGGGTCCGGATCTTCGCGAGCCACGGTGCCCCCATTCTTCGTGAGGGCATCACGATCTGCTTCTACATGCGCCGTTCCCACCACGAGGTCGCGCGTGCCGTACAGCAATCGATGGATGCCTACTTGCGCACAGTGGGACCCCACACCCTGGCATGGTACACGGGCCAGGATGACTGGCAGATGTTGGACGCCCACAGTTGGGACAGTCTCCGGCACAAGTTCCTCGAGAAACCTTGGCCCTGCCTTGAATTGAAAGATGACCCTGCAGGCGTTCATGGATTCGGGATGGAGTACTACGGCAAGTGGTTTGAGGACCCCCGTGGACTTCAAGAACCGGACATGGTGTCCGCCCTTGGTTTTTGGCTACCCACGGAGTTCCTGGAAGCGCAAGGGCCCGTTGCCGTGCGCAACTTGGCCCTGGAGTTGGCCGATCCTCTGCCCTTCTGCTCGGGCCACGCGGGCCTTTCTTTCCATGCTGTGCATGGCTATCGAGAGACTGAAGAGAAGCTCAGTCAATTGTGCCTGCGCTACCCAGGCATGGATGTGACCCTGCTTCGAACTCTGTCCTGGAAGCTCGGGGCGCGAGTCAAAGGGCCTGCTTGGCTCACATTTCTTGGACAGCCTGCCCTCGGCGAAGTGAGGGGGATCGATGGATTACGCGCTCGCCTCTTCTCCCCGAGCACCACTGTCCAGCAGTTGCAGGAAGAACGGGCCATCGTCACTCTCGGCCCATGGCCCAAAGCAGGAGACACCGAGGCAGGAGACCACCTTCCCGCGTACCGAGAACTGGCGTCCGTGCTGGAACCTGCCCTGTACCGGTCATCCGAGCCCTGGTCGCCTTACTTTCCCAAGGATACCTGGCAGCGATGGGAACGGCGTTTCGTAGATTGA
- a CDS encoding type VI immunity family protein: protein MDLYRLDETSRVIGTRARGAYWLTFLGQPLLGQLGGQEDLRQKLVFPEVSFQPMHGERLLITLGKWPDAIDTAKQTHVPQYRALAHLLEPFLYEERTGWISLDKDNIRRWLLRLCQSGAVAK from the coding sequence ATGGATCTCTATCGGCTCGATGAAACGAGCCGGGTCATCGGCACCCGAGCGCGAGGCGCATACTGGCTGACGTTCTTGGGCCAGCCGTTGCTCGGTCAGCTTGGCGGCCAAGAGGACCTGCGTCAGAAACTCGTGTTCCCGGAAGTGTCGTTCCAACCCATGCATGGTGAACGCCTGCTCATCACCCTGGGAAAGTGGCCGGATGCCATCGACACAGCGAAGCAGACGCATGTGCCGCAGTACCGTGCCTTGGCGCATCTGCTCGAGCCCTTCCTGTACGAGGAGCGCACCGGGTGGATCTCCCTGGACAAGGACAACATCCGCCGCTGGCTGCTGCGGCTCTGTCAGTCAGGGGCTGTCGCAAAATAA